One genomic region from Nitrospirota bacterium encodes:
- a CDS encoding PIN domain-containing protein → MTDRLIDTNILVYAYDISEGEKHMISKAILKQIWEEGGGVVCLQNLMEFYVVITKKVKNPIGVNKAKTIIKDFLQSENWIVIDRDEETFLKAIDLVSQYNIHFWDATIATCMIDNDISEIITENKRDFEKIPDINITVPF, encoded by the coding sequence ATGACCGATAGATTGATTGACACAAATATTCTTGTATATGCTTATGATATCTCTGAAGGTGAAAAACACATGATTTCAAAAGCAATTTTAAAGCAGATTTGGGAGGAGGGTGGAGGAGTTGTTTGCTTGCAAAACCTTATGGAATTCTACGTTGTTATAACTAAGAAAGTTAAGAATCCAATCGGTGTAAACAAAGCAAAGACAATTATCAAAGATTTTCTTCAATCAGAGAATTGGATAGTTATTGATCGGGACGAGGAAACGTTTCTAAAAGCTATTGATCTGGTTTCTCAATATAATATTCATTTCTGGGATGCAACAATTGCAACATGTATGATTGATAACGATATAAGTGAAATTATTACAGAAAATAAGAGAGATTTCGAGAAAATACCAGATATAAATATTACTGTTCCTTTTTAA